The window GCTCCTGGCATTTTTTCTGGCCTCTCCCTGACCCTTCCCCAAATCAGTGTGGAGTTGAGTGTGGTTAAACAagtacacaaaaaagcaattaatgtaatacccataCTAATACAACGAAGGAAAAtcaccacatggtcatctcaattgacacagaaaaagcatttgacaaaattcagcatcatttcctgattgaaaaagaaaaatcttagaaaaccaggaatggaaggaaacgTTTTCAACATAATAAATAGCTTATGTGAGAAACCTACAgccaacatcattctcaatggtgaaagactaaatattcCCCCTCTGGTCAGGAACAAAACAGGAATGCCccctgtcactactgttattcaacattgcactggaatggagcaattaggcaaaaagtaaaataattaactATATAAACAAAAAGTCTCCAAAATGGACAGGAAGAAGTCcatggaaaaatagaaagaaaataatgaaaaatctgttgtggggcacaccaaaaGAGTGACCACACAGTTCGAAAAAACTGCAGCCAATTTGGAATCTTTATTAGCCGGCTgacaactgcctcagaaacccccaAGAAGGAAGATTTAGAGAGCAGCCCTGAGAGGTTGTCCaggggggcttataaaggcaaaaaccacaagcatatccacagaagcaggaaaggggCGTTAActttttagagccacatcttggtttgcagctgtaagcaagcaagcttatctacagaagcagaccATTCACACATTTCTCAGTTCACCTTTACACATCATTGTGAATCCTGGAATATCAATCAACTTACTTtatattttcctattaaaatgtattaaagcatttttttaacgAGAGGTAAGCATCCTGATATCATTGGTGAATTGTTTTGTCATCATCCTGTAGGTTGGGAAACTTCTGGAAGCTTTCTGTAACAAATagtttattcaaaatattatagACAATCCTAATTTAATGTTTAGATTCTagcacatttttttctaacaCAGAAGTGGTTGCAAAATTCAGTTGTTCTAAATGTTAGTGAATATACTAATTCTCTTTACATTATCCACTAAATAGTAGCTGTAAAGTCTCAACACCAACTTTTCCATTAACAGGAAACCCAGCCCTTGTAAGATAGCCTAATGAAGGTTTGTAATCACCGATAATTTCTTCCTAGTATTAATTGAAACCTCCCCACCTGAAGTTAGAACCtattaaatattgtttttctttgtagaatATAGAGATACATGATTACATGTAACATCTTTTAGGAGCCAATAGTCACATATTCAATAAACATAGATAAATATCTATTTTGAAGTTCAATTTTCTGAGTCCTTTGGTGAGACATAAATTAATTATGAAGATAAACTGAAGGTTTTCTAATGGGAACCTATGTTCAGAGGATCATGAGGCTTAGTATATAATTGTACCCATGGCTAAGATTTATCATCCAGTATCGCAAGGGTACAGAGCCAGACCATAAGGGAAAAGACACAAGCAGAATACACTCTTCTTTGaacaacaaaaatgcaacaaCCTCTGTGTGATGTTTCTGTTCAGGGACTCAGCACGCAAGGATTTTTGGGACTGGTTATGTAAGAACCTTCTCTACCTAGTACATACCAAAATTCCAGACTCCCAAAAGGAAAGCTAGTGTTCAGCCTATACTGTGTTGTTTGCACATTCTAGTCACAGGAATCACTCTTTTTAGTGAACTGTTAATGGGGAGCCCTCTGTGAAGTAAGTTCATAGAAACCAGCCATGGACCCATTTTCCAAGCAGGTCTTTGTAAGGAAGCAGACTCGGCACTGCTATGCCAACTTGTACTCTGAAGATGAGTAAATGTACATGTCTTTACATTTCTCAATGAATAAAGTGAAGACATGGGCAAGAAAGTACTTAATTCAATGGCTAAGAGCTACAATGTACATatgttagctattttttttaaagtgtctaAATATTTGCTCATTCAACTTTAAAATTGTGTAATAGCTTTTTCCACTGTCATGTGGGTAGCACTGGATATCGGCAACATTATTTAACAATGGAGTCATCTTTTGTTGGTGCGGCATTCCCATCTTTATTATCACCTGAAAAAGAATACCAACTGCTGATAGGCTGAGATCTAAGGAATACCATGGCTTCCTCCTCCATTTTCCAGTAAAAGCCCCACTGTAATCTCAGACTCCAGCTTTGGCACCATGCTGTTACCTTCTTCCTGGACTTGTGTAATCATTGGTTGTCTTCTTGCTCATGTAGCTGGAACGTCCAGTCTTTCAGATCTGTACCCCCCTCTGTGGCATGAGAGTCCTGGCCAGCTCAGTGActacagagaagaaaatggaaggtaTATCATTGACCCCTGGATATACCCTGAGAGAATGGGGCTGTATAAAATCCTATTGAATCAGACAGCCAAGTATTTTGCAAAATTTGCaccagaaaatgaacaaaatattttatgggGATTGCCTCTGCAGCATGGCTGGCAATATCTTACAGGTAAGAATGCCTCTCTTCTCCATTATAATGATCTCCCAAAATAACCCTGAGGAAATTGAGAAATTGGACTTGTATACCATTCTATAATTTTGAAAACAGaatcttttccccccttttcccttcataataaattatttttattcttgccAGATGCCAAATCTGATTCAGTTTCCCTCATGATGGGCTTGCTTTACTTTCACCTTCTGTGTAGCCAACATTTTCCAAGAGCAATGTAGAACAGATAAATACTTTCAGACAGTTTTCCTGCCCGCCAAAAGACTTTACAATATAGTTGGAAAGGATAGATAACAGAAAttaaagagaatagaaaagaaaaactcttggataacagataaaaatacaaaataagagaAGGGACAGAGTGAAGTCAGCTAAATCTGCCAGAAAAAAATGGGTTTGATCTGAGTTTTGAAATGTGGTTTGAGTTTcattggggaaagaaaaagaaaccaatttAAAGAATATTAGAATGAACCAAAACATTAGTCCTCAGGTTTTACTGTATATTGGGCTACTAAGCTAAAAAAATACTAATACCTGGATTCACCACCAGAGATTCTGTTTTAATTTAATGATGGAAAACGAAGCTAAAGCTACATGACGCATATGCAGAGAGGGAGCCATGCGTGTGTGCATGTTTTGAAttagaggaaagagaaggaggcTGGGATGGATAGATGAAGACTTGTTGTGAAccaaggaaacaggaaaagacctaatcaaaacaaaataaatactgaaTTTCAGAAACTAATATTATTGAAATATTGGTTAAAGTTAATCTGGATTTGAGGGTTGAGATTTCGGAAATGTAAAACTACTTTAGATTCTTGAATATGTCTGATTTTACGAAGAGAGTTTCATCAGGTTTTGGAGGATGGTGCATTAAGCCGATTAGAATGAGAGGTTGGTATTGTTGGGTCAAGCTCAGACCCTACAGCGATAATCCTGATCTGAGGTGAAGAATGTGGATGAGGAAATGAAGTCTGGATGGGTCATGGTGAAGGCTATAATAATACTTTTCCAGGGGAAAAATGACAGGACATTCTAATTGGCACATAGGAAGAGGAAAAGCTGCAGATACTGAAAGGGAAGAATGCGAAACTTCTATtctgcagggcgggccacggtggctcagcaggcagagttcttgcctgccatgccggagacccgggttcatttcccggtgcctgcccatgcaaaaaaaaaaatctattctacagataaggaaaaggatCATTTAACCTTGCATGTACAATAAGATGGAAGTACAATTCCAGACATGCTCAATTTTACATGAGATGGAATTAAATAGGAAATAAACCCAAGTGAGTATTGAGGTTGGAAGAGTAATTGTAACTAACATTAGGGCAAAATCTGAAGGTGTCATAAAGAGTTGACTGAGAAACAAGTGAGATCCAAGGGATATGGAGTTCTGGAATAACTtagaggaacccccacagaaaacTAAAGAGAGGAAATAGGGGACAGAAGTTCTAAAATTCAACTTTCACTGTAAATTCTCAGTCTGAGGAAGAATACTTGATTAGGAGAATCCACACTTCCAATATTCATGCTGGTTAACAGCATTAACAACTTCTTCACTCTCATTCGTGTGGGGAAGCCTGATAAGAAAAGCTGAAAGGGCAAGGATAATGAGATGATAAAGAAAGGAACTGAAGATATGGTTGGAATAGAGATGAGCAGAGCCAGTAAGAGGTAAGGATGAGGGGTAGTTacagagaaatataaatgagagAAGCTGAGTGCATAATAGagggataagaaaaaaaatctgacataTAGCTCAATAAAGATGTGATGCAAGGGAGCAGTTGAAGAAGTAAATAGGAAGGAGTCTTAGATTTCCTGAGATGGAAACCAGGGAAAGGGGGTGATCAGGAGTAGTGAATAACAGCTGTAGACCAGCTAGGTAAAAATAagctaacaaataaaaatttactagAGGCAGCTGTTGAACATAACAGTTCAGAAACATACTGGTTCACAAATTACAAGTGAGAAAAGTGAAAAAGTGATGTGAAATTAACATGAAATACAGGGAGTGAGATAGAAGAAATAGCAGTTGTTATATGGCCAGCAAAAGCAAGAAATCTGGTTAAAATTTATGGTGTATAAACTTACTGGACtagggtgggtgatggtggtgcagtggcagagttctcatctaccgtcctggagacctgggttcgattcccagtgcctgcccatgcaaaaaaacaaaaacaaaaacataaaacctTACTGGACTAAaatttttcctgccttttctcACTTGACACAACAACTTTATGAGGTATTAATAATATGTGCCCATTTTATAGGTCAGGAAACTAAGGCATAAAAGACAATATTATTTAGCCAGGTCAAGCTAGTCAATAATGGTAAAAGAATTTAGTTTGATTCTAGACCACTTCTAATCTTTATGCAGATTGCACCCCTAATTAGAAAATGaagtagaagagataaaatagTGAAGAATACTCAAacaattaaaaagtagaaaatattggGGCtgtaagggaaaggaaaagaaattgatTAACAGAAgggaaataaaggctaaaatatgATTGAAAGACAAATACATGCTATTCAAAGATGAATGCTTTGTTTATTCATGCAAACAATGCAGCCAGTTAAGTGACAATTATAAGGAAGTTTAAAACATGCATAATAAACCCAActctgcatcctttctcttctaggcAGATTAGCTAAACCTacacaaaagacaaaatatgGTCATGAATCTGGAGACCATTTGTTCATCTCTGTGGACAGCTGGTGGGCTGGTAGGTTCTTttaattaacaaaacagaaaactatttacattccaaaaagaatgtaTTCAACCTAAATTCTTAGGGACAGGCGttttattagtcagaattctctagagaaacagaaccaacaggagatatctgtaaacataaaGGTGTCTCCTGAAACTGCAgaaatagaagagtccaaaatccatagggcaggctgtgaagctggcagctccaatgaaggctggacaaactccacaggagaggtttgctggttgaagaagaagtgaaaaattcttcTCCTTCTCTAAAAGTTTCCACTGATTGGATCATCTCATTGTGAGAGGAacaccttagttgatctcagatgtaatcagccccagatgcaatcaactgactgataatttaaaacactagccttctggtttatcaaccagccatgaagtaTCTTTGCAGCAATGTTCAGGCCAGTACTTCCCTGACCGGACgattgggcaccatcacttggtcaagttgacaccagaatgtaaccataacagtccaccccttgtttacttggcagctatacacatcaacttgaaacatgcttaatttctaaattgaacacaataacagacagtTTCACCTAAtagtactcaactgtcctgcataaaccggaaatgcactacatcactccagaatagggtacaagtccttaggtaacattcactcttaaatttcataTCCTATGAATGAAATACTATaaacaatacaacttatatggtaagaagaaaacaagatatttgcttatgtacaaatgaaaacataaacatcacaaaacagggaggaaatgtTATTCACATcctcacagtcctcatttctgtaattggtcaCGTGGTCAGAGTTAATATTTATCACGACCTTCTTCTACTAttcattccatgttcctttaccctcagcaagcacttcagctggtcatggtttTTTGCCAggttggggtgacccaaatcttcattacTGTATTTCTGGGCCATGGGTAGTCCTGCCtcgattggattgttgcagttttccattgacttttaatcacagggcatggtagtactaagagacaccttAGGGGCTgtcctgtattccagaaaaatccttctttacctccactgtgtagttgcaatcctatttccccttgatattcAGGATCAATTACCGTAGACAGAACAGTAGtccccttttgtgcctgttgatcAGCAGCGTGAGAAGCACAAACTGGCCAGGTGGCactcttaatttccagttcaatggaatcactgttgtgtcACCTGATAGAAGCACTCCTTCTTTtgaaactaagacctgtagaccaacagagcttaagatttcagggacaggaagcaaaaaaattCCTAATGGATCACTGGGGGTGACactgagtggtgccactcccatttcgctgattcagagcatacacagcctcctggagaatgttGCCCCAGTCCTgccaaagtattgccacctagttggcactgtaattgggtcttcaaaagaccattccatcATGCTATCAAtccttctggatgatggggaacatggtaagatcagaaaattccatgagcatgtgcccattccctctcttcatttgctatgaagtgcattctttgatcagaaacaatgctctGTGTAATACCATGAAGGTGGTTAAGGCATTCcgtaagtccacggatggtagtttttgtggaagccTTGTATTCAGGGatggcaaacccatatccagagtatgtgtctattctagtcagaacaaattgctgccccttccatgatgggagtggtccaatgtaatcaacctgccaccaggtagcaggctgatcacctaggagaatggtgccatatcagtgACTGTgtatgggtctctgctactggtagactgggcactcagcagtggctatagtcaggtcagtcttggtgagtggaagtccatgttgctgagcccatgcataataaCCTCCATctttaccaccatgaccactttgttcatgagtccattagGCAATGGCAGGAGTAGCTGGGGAAAGAGAATGACTTTATCCACAACATGAGTCCTCTTAtcaacttgattattaaaaccttccactGCTTAAATCACCTGCTGGTGAGCAGACATCTTCATGTTTTcccccactcagaaaagtctatccatatacctctttcccagaccaatTTTTCATTCATGCTCCTTCCAGGTCCCTGATCATCCTGCCAAACCATTATCAACAGCCTGTGActcagtatataaatgcacctcaGGCCAGTTcttcttctaagcaaaatgaacaatcaggtgcacagCTTGATGTTCTGCCcgctggaaggatttcccctcactactgtcctttaaggacatcccagaaaagggttgtagtgctgcagctgtccatttctgggtggtccttgcatatcatgcagaactatctgtaaaccaggcctggcttttctctccctcagtcaactgactgtaggGAACTCAAAGTCACTAATGGTTCCCTTTCAACATTTCTAGTTTTTTACAGATGGACTAAAGAAAGAAGCAATGGCCTTTGACCAATCAACTCTGGCCATTACTGGTGATGGGAGATCTAGTGACAGACAGATTCTATAATGAGGAATGATAAGAAATGAGAGAACAAAGaaagtaatacatttttttaGGATCAAATATGTTTATACTGAAATGCATAAACCAGAGATTAACCTGCCACAATTCATTTTCTGAATCACTACCATAAAGCTTCAATCATATACTGAAGGTTAACATTATCAGAgattattttttagttctttaatttGTAATCATATTAATGCATATAattatttctagaaatattttccattaattAGAAATAAGAGCATATTAAATTTCATGTTCTCAAAGTGGCAAACATTGCATGCatccttacatttattttcctaacGGTACACCAAGTGTTCCTTTTCAAAAACCCATAAACAGTCATAAACAAAGGTGAAGAATCCAGACTTCTCCATTCCCAGATTTACTTAGTGTGAGGTAGTTAAGAATGTTGGCCTACTTCACTGGGGTTAGGGCTGCATCACACATCATGCCCATACTGGAAAACGTTGTATATTAAGTAGTGGGTGTCATTATAAACCCAATAACCAGCTACACCAAAATGTCTGCATCTGCTGGAAACAGTTATCTTTAGATGGAAATAGAACAGAAAGACTTAAATGATTGCTGATCAAATTCTCCAATGATCTATTGCCATCACTTATTCAAAATTTTTGTTCTAAAGACAGTGGAAAAGTGTTTCATCATACCATggttataaatacatataaattttttatatgtataaacttatacatataaaataccCATTAACCAATGCTCTAATCATGTTAgactattaatgaaaaaaaaacacatttcacaataaaacctCAATGAAAGGTTTTATTCAATGCTGTGCTAAAGTTGATGACTTTCTCCCTTCATTATTTAATGCTTGAAAAATTGAATATTACCAAGccattaaaattactttttgttCTTAAATGTCACAGGCACCTATTTAATCCTTGTTTACTCATGACCACGAGGTTATTAAATATATAACAGAAGCGTGTGAAAGTCATGCACATGACCCCCAGGGAGATTTTTGTTCAATAATTTTGCTAGTGCCTTATTGTTGCACATTTCTAGATGATTTTCCTTAATGATTAATAGCTTACTTAAAATTGTCctctttaatatttgtttttgcttggtACTAGTAAATATTTTGCTTCTacagatttaaattattttctgtgtGTATTACCCTTCCTTGCTGCAATTGATGCTGGCTTAATTGAGATATCATCGGATCAAGTTACCCTTTTGCTACCACCCAAAGATCAGATGAAGTTTTGTTATGATGTTTCTAGCTGTCGTTCTTCCTTCTCAGAGGCGATGGATAAGTGGAATGCCTTTTATCAGGTCCTGTCTTTAAGTTTATAATTTATACTCTTAGGAGTTGGCAAGAGAATTTCTTTTATGGTATAGTataatgctttttgttttaaagtacAAATCCATTTTgaagttataataataatattacattgtagcAGGCCATTTCATATCTGTGACCCAAAACAGAACTAATGCAAAATACATCCCTTCCTCTCACCCCAAGTAAACTGAGAGAAAAGTGTGGGTATAAGGATATCCCAGTGAATGGAGAGCAGGATCTTCTGGTTAATTGGAATTTCAGGTCAGCCAAGGGATATTCTCTGATAGAAATGTAATTATGGAGTTGGCTTTACACAAGCCCATCAAGCTATTTCaactgaattaataaatgaaacatGTGGGTAATTTAATCAATTAGGTGGCAATCCAGACCAAGGTTCAATGACCCAAATAAAACACATGGCCTACAAGAAGAAAAGAtctaaaataaatgatgaaagatTAGATTTTGCCACCAGTTCTTTATATTGTTAGTATAAAACACTCACTTGTTGTAGACACTTGTAGTTATTTCTTCAAGATGCATGCATTATTACTACTAATAATTGATATTTGCTATGCCCTTTACAAAGGGTTAGACTCTGAGATCTTACACGTATTAATTCTCAAACATAAAGTTTTCCTTACATGTAGAATATtgttaaattatatatgtgagcAAGTCTGTATTGCAGGAAGAAGAACTCTGTTAGTTGTTCAAATATTAATAAGATTCTTCTCTTGCTGTTAGTATTTGCAGTCACCTTCTAGTCATTTTGATGGCTTGTTGAAGTACTTATGGACTGCACATACCTCAACCCTGGAACATACTATAGGAAAATTTGAAGATAGGTAAGAATGAACCCAAGGCAATGCCTACATATATGGTAAATGATTTTCAGTCTTATGTatacctttttcttctttgtctacAGTGATTGTTAGTCTTCGTATTAACTGAATCTTGTGATTGGGGATTATAATGATGAACTGTGAATATTTTCGTATGATCAAGCTTAAAAAAAGTGTTTTGGCAagcatctgagaaaaaaaatgtgctctgcataaaccaaccaaacaaacaaataaaaacatgcaaaaatttctataaatacagaaaaaataaaacataaatattgatatcattttcatcattttgatCACAGATGCATAATATGGTGTATATACAAGGGGTAAAAAATCAATAAGCCTCAGGGTTAGCGCACAACTTTGCCAAGAATAGGATAAAGTCACTCTACATAGTGTGACACTTAGAGGTGACGACGTTAGAGCGATTGGCTTTAGGTATGAATGATACTATCTGGGAGAGAAATCAACCAGTCAGAGGAAGAAATGAGGTAGGAATCTGGATAGgataaaaagtagaaacaaagaaaagagggCTCATTGGTATTGTATAAGTAGATATATAAATCCAGGAAAGGCTGAGTACTTTATACTCCTCACTGACGCCATCATCCAGTAAGGTTAACAGAGTCACAGAGCATTTCCTCCTCCACCTACTAGTATGGCTTCTGTACTGAATACTGAATTTGGCAACTTGAGGAGTTTATTCCTTGGTAGTGTTTGTGAGATGATTAGTGGTTTCGGCACCAGAACTGTTTCAACTCAACTGCTCTTTCTATTCTGAGGACAGCAAATACGTAGACACTAAAGGGGGTTTTAGAAGGGGACGTCA is drawn from Tamandua tetradactyla isolate mTamTet1 chromosome 5, mTamTet1.pri, whole genome shotgun sequence and contains these coding sequences:
- the C5H6orf58 gene encoding protein LEG1 homolog isoform X3 encodes the protein MLLPSSWTCVIIGCLLAHVAGTSSLSDLYPPLWHESPGQLSDYREENGRYIIDPWIYPERMGLYKILLNQTAKYFAKFAPENEQNILWGLPLQHGWQYLTDLNYFLCVLPFLAAIDAGLIEISSDQVTLLLPPKDQMKFCYDVSSCRSSFSEAMDKWNAFYQYLQSPSSHFDGLLKYLWTAHTSTLEHTIGKFEDRYEYYTKPEADFARNWIVAMEYFAASLFPTTLTRVHKFQKGLPPRLLVTGDVAPFISDFTDFQNTVLFYLNYLFEVDESTDSLSLDIWKILMGSESIRKLLLTTIDAYIELVT
- the C5H6orf58 gene encoding protein LEG1 homolog isoform X2 gives rise to the protein MLLPSSWTCVIIGCLLAHVAGTSSLSDLYPPLWHESPGQLSDYREENGRYIIDPWIYPERMGLYKILLNQTAKYFAKFAPENEQNILWGLPLQHGWQYLTGRLAKPTQKTKYGHESGDHLFISVDSWWADLNYFLCVLPFLAAIDAGLIEISSDQVTLLLPPKDQMKFCYDVSSCRSSFSEAMDKWNAFYQYLQSPSSHFDGLLKYLWTAHTSTLEHTIGKFEDRYEYYTKPEADFARNWIVAMEYFAASLFPTTLTRVHKFQKGLPPRLLVTGDVAPFISDFTDFQNTVLFYLNYLFEVDESTGRTLCQGCCNRLPHVLT
- the C5H6orf58 gene encoding protein LEG1 homolog isoform X1, coding for MLLPSSWTCVIIGCLLAHVAGTSSLSDLYPPLWHESPGQLSDYREENGRYIIDPWIYPERMGLYKILLNQTAKYFAKFAPENEQNILWGLPLQHGWQYLTGRLAKPTQKTKYGHESGDHLFISVDSWWADLNYFLCVLPFLAAIDAGLIEISSDQVTLLLPPKDQMKFCYDVSSCRSSFSEAMDKWNAFYQYLQSPSSHFDGLLKYLWTAHTSTLEHTIGKFEDRYEYYTKPEADFARNWIVAMEYFAASLFPTTLTRVHKFQKGLPPRLLVTGDVAPFISDFTDFQNTVLFYLNYLFEVDESTDSLSLDIWKILMGSESIRKLLLTTIDAYIELVT